Proteins from a single region of Aureibacter tunicatorum:
- a CDS encoding TspO/MBR family protein, translating into MILRLIVFLSFNFGALALGSYFTGKGVSSDWYSDLLKAPWTPPGWMFGLAWTIIMVCFSIYLAYLWPSVKSKNVLIALFSLQWLLNVAWNPTFFYYHNVLLALILIVALTVLIGCILFLYWPETKVKFALILPYFIWLLIASSLNGYIFFNN; encoded by the coding sequence ATGATACTTAGATTAATCGTATTTCTGTCCTTTAATTTCGGAGCTTTGGCATTAGGCAGTTATTTTACTGGCAAAGGAGTCTCTTCCGATTGGTATTCGGATTTGCTTAAGGCTCCTTGGACGCCTCCCGGTTGGATGTTTGGGCTTGCTTGGACTATAATCATGGTTTGTTTCAGCATTTATCTAGCTTATCTGTGGCCAAGTGTGAAAAGTAAAAATGTTTTGATTGCTCTTTTTAGTTTGCAATGGTTGCTGAATGTCGCATGGAATCCTACTTTCTTTTATTATCATAATGTATTATTAGCTCTGATTTTAATTGTTGCGCTTACAGTTTTAATTGGTTGCATTCTCTTTTTGTATTGGCCAGAGACAAAAGTGAAATTCGCGCTGATTCTTCCTTATTTCATTTGGCTTCTTATTGCTTCCTCCTTAAATGGGTACATATTTTTTAATAATTAA